The following is a genomic window from Chryseobacterium ginsenosidimutans.
TACAAGAAAAAGACCATAAATCTCATATTGTAAAAACATCTACAATGTCAGAATCTGTAACTTTTATTCTTAAATAAAAGCTAACTATTCAATGTGTCATTAGAGTTTAACATTATAGCTTTTTAACAAAAGTGAAATCGTTGACCTTAATTATGCAATGCAATTATTAAGCCTACATTTTTATTTTAATAAATATTTATAGTTCTTAATTGTAAATACTTAACATATTTTTGTTACTATTTTTGATATGAAAACTAATTCAATTTAAATTTACATATTATTGATTTATTTAAATTTCAGTTATGAAAGAATGGAATAAAGCTTAATTATTCCTAAATTGATAATAAACCCGCTTATCATTAAATAAAACGGGCTTAATGTAAAGATGTAATATTTATTTTATAGTGTTAATGCTATCTTTCATATCAGGATTAGCATTGGTGCAGTTGTTGAGCTGTCTGAATTATTTTTGAATCTCATGTTGGAGCTCTTGATACTTCCGTTTTTTTACAACTCAGAATAATACATCCAAGAGTAGTAAATGATAAGACAAATTTCATAATATTATATTTAAGTGTTGTGGTAATTCAAAAGTAAATCAATTCTAAGTTAAAATTTATGATTTAAGTCACAAGAAGCCTGAATTTCATTATTTCGCATATTTTTTAGTTCCAGCTACACAAAGAATCACTCCGACTGTAATGCCTAACATTCCTAGGCTTACCGGCTCGTGAAGAAAATATGCAGCCAAAGCCAATCCGAAAAATGGCTGTAAAAGCTGTAACTGCCCGACTGTAGTAATTCCTCCCTGTGCAAGACCTTTATACCAGAATATAAATCCAATAAACATACTGAATAAAGCAATATATGCTAACCCAAACCAACCCTGAAAACTTACTGTTTCAATATTTTCCGGCAAATAGATGAAAAATAAAGGTAACATTAATGGCAAAGCTAAAACCAAAGCCCATGAAATCACTTGCCATCCGCCTAGAGTTTTAGATAGTTTTGCACCCTCTGCATAGCCTAATCCACAAAGAACTACAGCCGACAACATTAATATATCACCAATTGGAGATGCTGAAATGCCCTGTGCAACAGCATATCCTATAACTAATAAACTTCCGATTATCGAGAACAGCCAAAAAACAGGATGTGGTTTTTCACCACCACGGATTACTCCGAATAATGCCGTCATTAAAGGCAGCATTCCTAAAAATATAATAGAATGTGCTGAAGTTAGATGCTGCAATGCTAAGGAAGAAAGCAACGGAAATCCTATAACACAACCAAGAGAAACTAAAAGTAACGGAAAAATATGATCTTTTCCAGGACGCTTTTCTCTGAAAATTAATAGAACAACAAGAGCCAGAATTCCGGCAATTCCAGCTCTCGCAATGGTTACAAAAATTGGGTTCATTTCCATAATAGCCAATTTTGTTGCAGGAAGTGAACCGCTGAAAAGCAAAACGCCGATAAAGCCGTTAATCCATCCTTGTAATGCCTGATCTTTTGAAATTTTATCTTTCATTATTTATCGAAAATTATTATTGGATAAAATTATAAACCTTAAATATATAAACACAGTATCAGTTTTGTATATTTGTATGAGTACAGTTGGAAAAATGAATAAAGAATATTTATATACGGTAATAGCCGATGGAATTGCAGAACAGATCCGAAACGGAATCCTGAAAACGGGCGATAAACTACCTTCAGTGAGGAAATTATGCATAGATCATAAAATCAGTATGAATACTGCAAAAAGAGTTTTCCTGGAATTGGAATCGTTATCATTAATAGATTCAAAACCACAGTCAGGTTATTTTGTAAGTAGTATTCTATCTGTAAAACTGCCTTTACCCGAAGTAAGTAAGCCTTCTTTGATCGCTAATAATGAGGAACCCGATGAGCTGATTAATAAAGTATATGAAAATATCGGTAAAAAAGGCATGACGATTTTTTCTATCGGAATTCCATCGGGAGATCTTTTGCCACAGGCAAAACTTAGAAAAGAAATCATCAATGCAACGCGAACTTTAAAAGAAGGCGGAACAGAATATGAGGAAATCCAGGGAAATCTGAAGCTGAGAAGAATGATCGCCATGAGATCTTTGCAATGGGGTGGAAATTTTCATGAAAATGATCTGGTTACAACAAATGGCGGAATGAATGCATTGTCGTTTTGTTTAATGGCTTTGGGAAAACCTGGCGATACCATTGCTATTGAAAGCCCTTGTTACCCCGGAATTTTACAGCTTGCAAACGGTTTAGGGTTAAAAGTTCTTGAACTTCCGACGCATCCTACAACAGGAATTGAAATTGAAGCATTAAAAAAAGTAATTCCGAAGATTAATCTCTGTCTTTTGATTCCCAATTTTAATGCGCCTTTAGGAAGTTTGATGTCGGGTGAAAATAAAAAAGAAGTTGTAAGAATTTTATCAGAAAATAATATTCCTTTGATTGAAGATGATGTTTACGGTGATCTTTATTTTGGCTCGACCCGTCCAAAATGCTGCAAATCTTTTGACAAAGAAGGAAATGTATTGTATTGCAGTTCAATCTCAAAAACATTGGCTCCCGGTTACCGTGTCGGCTGGATTGCTCCCGGAAAATACAAGGCCGAAATTTTAAAATTAAAACTTCTCCACTCTACTTCATCAATTTCAATTGTGAATGAAGCGGTTGCTAATTTCATGAAAAATGGTTATGAAAAACATCTTAAGCAAATGAGAAAATCTTTGCAGAATAATTATCAGAATTATGCGCAGACCATCGCAGAATCTTTTCCTGAAGGTACAAAAACCAGCCGTCCACAAGGTGGATTATCACTTTGGGTTGAGTTTGATAAAAACATTAAAACAACAGAACTCTACGATCTTGCGATTAAAGAAAATATAAGTATTGCTCCCGGCAGAATGTTTACGTTGCAGAATCAGTTTGAAAACTGTATGCGGCTTTGTATTGGGCTGCCCTGGACTGAAGAAACTCAATTTAAATTGAGACAGTTGGGAAATTTGGCTAAGAATTTACAATAAAGGCTAATAAACAGATTATTCATTAGCCTTATTTTATATTATTTACTGTCCGGAACAAAGTTTTTCCTAGCCAGCTCCTTTCTTACGCGACTCAAACTTTCAGGGGTAATCCCAAGGTAAGAAGCGATCATCCATTGCGGAACCCTTAGTAACAAATCAGGATACATTTTAATGAATTTCATATATCTTTCTTCTGCCGTTTCTCCCAATAAAGAATTAATTCTGTCCTGAAGGCTTTTAATATGTTTCTGAATTAAAATATCGCTCTTTTCAAGGCTGTTCGGGAATTCCCCGATTAATTTATTAATGAAATCAGGGTGCAGCAAAAGAACCTCAGAATCTTCAACGGCTTCAATATAATAAATTGATTTTTCGTTAAAATAAAGACTGCTTCGGTCGGAAGTCAGCCAGCTTTCAGGGGCAAACTGAATAATGTGTTCTTTACCGTTTTTGTCGATAGAATACATTTTCAAAAGTCCTTTTTCCACAAAATAAATGTATCTGCAGACTTCACCATATTGTAAAAGAAACTGATTTTTTTGGATTTTCTTTGATTCATAGTGTAAGCTGCACAAGTTTACCTTTTCTAAAGGAACATTTAAAACTTTTGCCAAATAATTATTAATATTTTTCATCCTATAATTGGTCTGCCGATATATTTTGGTGCGAAGAATTGTTAATTGCTTTTCCGTTTTCTATTACGATTAATTGCGGGCTTTGATGCGTTACATCAAGATCATCTGCAATTTTATTAGAAATGGGTCTGTGTGCCAACAAATCCAGGAAATATAACTCTGCTTTCGGATCTGAGTTTTCTATTTCTCTTTCAAAATTTTTCAACACCGTTTTGCTTATAAAACAACTTGTTGAATGCTTGAATATTGCAATTTTATTATTGAAGGAATTTTCAATAGCTTTTTTTAAATCTTCTTCAGATTCTATATACTTCCAGATCGATTTTTTTTCCGGATTTTCTTCTTTTCCTCCGAATATTTTATCAAAAAAACTCATACATTAAACTGTTTTAAGTGATGATTAAGATGTTTATACTCCATAAAACCCCAGTCTTTTTCTTTCATTTTGCCGAAAAGTACATGGTGATGCGGAAATTTTTTTGTTTTGAAAATAATCCGATATTCATCAAGCGCTGCCAGAAGGTTTTCTTTTTCTTCATCAAAATCACAATCAAAATTAATGATAAGTTTTCGAAAAGTGGGCATGTTTCGAGGAATTCCGTTATTAAAAATCTGCATTTCCCATTTGGTAAGGATTCCTATTGCTCCAAAAAGAGGATTAACAACAGGAAGTTCAATTTTTTTCACGGGAACCTGAAGAACGCAGTTACAATGTCTCATCATTTGACAGACATTCATTCTTCCCCATTTTGGTTGAGAATTTTCAGTCAATTTGGAAATTCTGCTTATGATTTCCTCAAAATAAATTGGATTATGAAGGCTTTTCTTTACCAACCTTTTTCTTTCTTCAGATTTTCGATGTGAGCGAAATGATGATTGCAATGCCAAGCGTAAACCGCAAGACAATTTCTCAAATCATAGTCTCTATTCTGTTCAGGATGATGAAAAGTTCTTTCAAACTGCTTATTGGTCATGCTTTTTAATAAAGCTGTCCATCTTTGGTGCGTTCCTTTCAGTATTCTCATAGCAGGTTTTACCGGCATATTTAAACTATCCTGAAGTTCTGCCCATTTTGCCTCATCATAGGGTTTTATGATAGGGTTATCTTCTGTAAGAGCTAATTTGAAACGTGTAAAACTGTTGATATGGCTGTCTGCAAGATGGTTTACAACCTGTCTCACTGTCCAGCCTCCTTCTCTGTATTGTGTGTCAAGCTGATCATCGCTGAAATCTTCGATCAGATTTCTCAGTTTTCCCGGAAAATCTTTGATAACTTTAATATATTCATCAAGTTTGATATCGCAGATATTATCAGGCTGTTCAAACTGACCTATCGGAAACTTCTTTTGTTCTAAGTTGTTCATTTTTAATTATGTTGTTTAATCCGGATTCCGGTCAGATTCCGTTATAATATTTATTGCGAATTTTATGAATTGCGTCAAATGATTAACAATGATAATTCTTTCATAAAACACAGACCTGCCGTAAATATTCCTGTACAAATAATTGTAAATTTATTAAAAATCCGAGAATTTTAATATTAAAAAAGCTTCAATTATAGTAAAATTGAAGCCTTATTATTTTAAGTTAATGATTAATAACCGTGTAGATCGATATCACCTGTTCTTTGTAAAGTTATTTTCTTACCCATTTTCTTTTGAATTACTCGAAAATGCTGCAGTTCATCATCCGTAAGAATATTTATAGCTGTTCCTTTTTCGCCTGCACGACCCGTTCTACCGATTCGGTGAATGTAATCTAAAGGAGAACGTGGAAGTTCATAATTGATGACACAAGGCAAAGATTCTATGTGGATACCACGACCAATTAAATCTGTAGCAACCAGAATTTGAGCACCATTTACCTTAAACTCCTCTAAATTATTTCGACGTGCGCCCTGCGATTTCTGACTGTGAATGGCTACGGCTTTGATTTTATTCTTTTTCAGTTTTTCCACCAAATTATCTGCGGATCTCGTCGATGAAACAAAGATCAAAGCTTTTTCAACCTTCTTTTCTTTGATTAAATATCTCAGGA
Proteins encoded in this region:
- a CDS encoding DMT family transporter, whose translation is MKDKISKDQALQGWINGFIGVLLFSGSLPATKLAIMEMNPIFVTIARAGIAGILALVVLLIFREKRPGKDHIFPLLLVSLGCVIGFPLLSSLALQHLTSAHSIIFLGMLPLMTALFGVIRGGEKPHPVFWLFSIIGSLLVIGYAVAQGISASPIGDILMLSAVVLCGLGYAEGAKLSKTLGGWQVISWALVLALPLMLPLFFIYLPENIETVSFQGWFGLAYIALFSMFIGFIFWYKGLAQGGITTVGQLQLLQPFFGLALAAYFLHEPVSLGMLGITVGVILCVAGTKKYAK
- a CDS encoding aminotransferase-like domain-containing protein, which gives rise to MNKEYLYTVIADGIAEQIRNGILKTGDKLPSVRKLCIDHKISMNTAKRVFLELESLSLIDSKPQSGYFVSSILSVKLPLPEVSKPSLIANNEEPDELINKVYENIGKKGMTIFSIGIPSGDLLPQAKLRKEIINATRTLKEGGTEYEEIQGNLKLRRMIAMRSLQWGGNFHENDLVTTNGGMNALSFCLMALGKPGDTIAIESPCYPGILQLANGLGLKVLELPTHPTTGIEIEALKKVIPKINLCLLIPNFNAPLGSLMSGENKKEVVRILSENNIPLIEDDVYGDLYFGSTRPKCCKSFDKEGNVLYCSSISKTLAPGYRVGWIAPGKYKAEILKLKLLHSTSSISIVNEAVANFMKNGYEKHLKQMRKSLQNNYQNYAQTIAESFPEGTKTSRPQGGLSLWVEFDKNIKTTELYDLAIKENISIAPGRMFTLQNQFENCMRLCIGLPWTEETQFKLRQLGNLAKNLQ
- a CDS encoding Crp/Fnr family transcriptional regulator, encoding MKNINNYLAKVLNVPLEKVNLCSLHYESKKIQKNQFLLQYGEVCRYIYFVEKGLLKMYSIDKNGKEHIIQFAPESWLTSDRSSLYFNEKSIYYIEAVEDSEVLLLHPDFINKLIGEFPNSLEKSDILIQKHIKSLQDRINSLLGETAEERYMKFIKMYPDLLLRVPQWMIASYLGITPESLSRVRKELARKNFVPDSK
- the ytxJ gene encoding bacillithiol system redox-active protein YtxJ, which translates into the protein MSFFDKIFGGKEENPEKKSIWKYIESEEDLKKAIENSFNNKIAIFKHSTSCFISKTVLKNFEREIENSDPKAELYFLDLLAHRPISNKIADDLDVTHQSPQLIVIENGKAINNSSHQNISADQL
- a CDS encoding DUF1569 domain-containing protein translates to MSCGLRLALQSSFRSHRKSEERKRLVKKSLHNPIYFEEIISRISKLTENSQPKWGRMNVCQMMRHCNCVLQVPVKKIELPVVNPLFGAIGILTKWEMQIFNNGIPRNMPTFRKLIINFDCDFDEEKENLLAALDEYRIIFKTKKFPHHHVLFGKMKEKDWGFMEYKHLNHHLKQFNV
- a CDS encoding YfiT family bacillithiol transferase, translated to MNNLEQKKFPIGQFEQPDNICDIKLDEYIKVIKDFPGKLRNLIEDFSDDQLDTQYREGGWTVRQVVNHLADSHINSFTRFKLALTEDNPIIKPYDEAKWAELQDSLNMPVKPAMRILKGTHQRWTALLKSMTNKQFERTFHHPEQNRDYDLRNCLAVYAWHCNHHFAHIENLKKEKGW